GACGGGCCGGGCCGGCAATTTACGGTTTTTTCTATACGCCTTTTAAAACCTTTCCCGAACGCGATTTCGACCGAAAGAGTTTTTTGAGTGTACGCTTGTAAAAACGTATTTGGGTGAGTAATTGAATTAGGTGTCTATACGTTGCCGTTTGACGGATTTGGGTTATTCCCATTAGTTTTCGCCAAGATTTTGCCATTGGTACAGTTATTGATTATGTATgtttcaacaaaaataaaacgatgTTTCTTCATCGAGATTACACGATTGTGAAAAATGTATATACTTAGGTatgaataaaaacttttttaatttatcaaTTACCTATATCACACGTTTTAGGGAGGGGAGGAGTCAAGAAATTGTGACATTTTGTGACAAGGGGAGAGGGAGTCACCGTAGCCcagctatgtgaaaaatacttttgtATGCCTTTTATCAAAACATTATCTTTGAAATTCAATATGGGTACTTGAATCATCagtaagtacgagtaggtacttaaatttttttagtaaataatattgGGTAAGTTATTTGAATTTGGAATATGGAAGcaagtttaataaattaaaatataacgctCCATGCAATGCACAGCTATGAAAAGTTAAGGGCACTTCTCACACAGTATCTTGGGCATTTCACCTCACCAGGTGCCCGTCCCTAGATCACCCCCCACCCATGTAGTAGGGGGGTAGGGGTAAGGGGGCAGTCTGTAAAGTAGGGACTTGTGTGCTCTAGAGCCGAGTTAAGTGCCTGGCTTACCTTCTGCAACGCTAAGTCGATGATGTTCTTAGTTTGATGTACGACACTTTTGCATAGTCAAATGAGAGAAGTATGCCTACTAACAGATCCTGCAGATTAATTTCATCTTAATTGGTGCGTATAAAAACAGTGACGTGTTTGCACTCTCACTCTGATTCATTTTGATATTGACGTGACGTTGTCAACGTGCAAACGTAGTGGGGTTAAAAGATAAACGAATGTACGTGGCGTGAGCTTTGACAGAAAGGTAAGACTTTTGGAACAAGCAGAGCAGACTGTCACTGTCAAAATTGTATTACAGATTGTCCAGACTGATAATttaccttattgcaaagagtagtataatataattatcattattgttTTGACATATGTAGGTTTCCAATGTTGTGTCGTAAACTTCAAGACCAACGTAACAAATTGTGAAAAACGTCATAGTCAATATCgtcatgggcgtttttttttgttgtcccctacacttttttttcaaatttgggattttttatgttagttctactcagaatcatgagctgtttctatcctaataggagaaaaaaagtgtcccaaaatttctataaatttttcgatctttccattgcgcgaccgccatacaaagtctatgaaaaatggtgacggaatggaaataaaaaccttaggacaccttttttctcctattaggatagaaagagctcgtgattctgagtagaaataacataaaaaatcccaaatttgaaaaaaaagtgtaggggacaacaaaaaaaacgccctctgAATACTCATGCACGAAGCCAATATGTATGTCAATGTGGAAGCTAGAAGCTATTTATGTAGACCTACTGTTTTATTTCTACTATACAAACACTTGAACAGTATCGTAGCACCTTATTGAATGAGAGTTTAAAATACTTTATGAACATGGAGCGCGCTTGGAAGCAAGGCAATCACATTTTGCTCATGATAGGATGATGAAGGTAATATTTCTCTTACaaatgagttttttttatgatactaTATAGTCTACTCGACAAGGTGCGCtagattttatgtttttagtTGATAAATTTTAGTTAAGtattaggttattttattacctatgcgTTGCTGGAAAAACGACTCACctaattaaaattcaaataacaaatacctacctatgttattaagaatcgtGTTATAAACAACTTTGActagtaatataaatattagtaataggtacctaagcttTAGAATTGATACATATTACGCATAATACAACATACTATGTATGTACTATGTACTCGTACTTCAAATAAGGaattaaaaggctttttattttattttatttttaagataaaacaCATTATATCAAATGACATTCGACATCATAACATTGCAAGAAAATTGTTTTatgaattaataatatttatttcagatttaACGTCAGAACATTTTATCATCGATCTACTTTAGAAAGCCACGTAATTTAGTATTGAGCACGTTCTGTATGGCTAAGGATATCCAAAGTAAATTGAACAGCGGTGAGGTGAGTAAGGCCTATTTTTCCTCTCACATAGATATGCTAACCTATCGCTACCTTGAAAAGGGGCTTCTATTCTAGCAGCATGGGGCATTAATGTCAGGACGAATCACCGAATAGCGGGTGATACAGGCCATACCCGTCTTTAAAGCAAAGAGCTAAGATCCAAGTTGCTTTAGAACGCGGTCTCAGACATCAGGGGGCTCTACGTGAACAGCAGCGCCTCTACCACATTGTTGTATACCACGTTCTTGAATTACGTCCATATCAGTTACCTACATATGTTATTAACATGTCAGCTAAAACCATCCAATGGCGAAAGGTACAAGGCATCCCCGCCCTTATCACAACGAGCTAAGTTCTAGATTACCTTGGAACGCGGCCTCGAACAGCACAGGGTCCTGCGTGGGCAACGCGTGCGCCGCCGTCAGCAGCGCCAGCACGAGCGGCCACCGCATCGCGCTACATGCCATCTCCTTCCATCTCCGTCGATATCTGCAATAGATATACGCCGAGTTAATATTCTCATTCATCAGTGAccattgactgtacctataagtGCGAAAGAGAAGCGTTTATCCTCTATTTGTTTGAGCTAAAAGTAGTATAGTATCCCAGCCCAAGAAGGATTTTGTAGTAACTCGAGCGTGTAATTTCGATaaacataaaaaagcggccaagtgcgagtcggactcgcccatgaagggttccgtatttaggcgatttatgacgtataaaaaataaactacttactagatctcgttcaaaccaattttcggtggaagtttacatggtaatgtacatcatatattttttttagttttatcattctgttattttagaagttacgggggggggggggggacacattttaccactttggaagtgtctctcgagcaaactattcagtttagaaaaaaatgatattagaaacctcaatatcatttttgaagacctatccatagataccccacacgtatgggtttgatgaaaaaaaaaattttgagtttcagttcgaagtatggggaaccccaaaaatttattgttttttttctatttttgtatgaaaatcttaatgcggttcacagaatacatctacttaccaagtttcaacagtatagttcttatagtttcagagaaaagtggctgtgacatacggacggacagacagacggacagacagacggacagacagacagacagacagacatgacgaatctataagggttccgttttttgccatttggctacggaaccctaaaaaggggcccTAAGGTTGGTTTTGTTTGTAGCTCTTTACTAAGAAAGTTGACTGCAAGTTTTTCTTTTACCGTGTAGGTACTAATCTAACAGGAGAGGAAGAAATCGAATGATTAGATTACGCAATAGCCAAGTAAGAAATTTTCCAGAAATGGTTTGGAATATTGCTTTGTGATTCAATTTATCAAAGTTGAACGATCTCAAAAGTAAGAATACAAACACTTGAATACAAACATTGGAAAATATGCGACAAGTAAAATAGTACCACTTTTCTATTGAAATTGACGTTGACTTGTAATCCCCAGACTCCATTATGAAACTCCTTTCTTTGTCACATTTTCGTAACGAGATGGAAAATTTTAATGATAAAAGTCAGTGAGTTAGCGATAAAGGGTAGATTCTAGTTTCAGGCGCTAATGAGTGGTCCGGATATCCCGTTAGCAGAGTACGATCGCTTGTCGCTTTGACACTAATGAGCTAGATAACTATAAAAGACAGTGTTATTTCCTTGTGactttattttatgaaaattctAAATTTTCGGCACGAGCACCACGTTTACTGCCACATTATAATACTGAAATATAGGTACGGCCTTTGAAGCTCAAAAAACTGTGCTCAACGAACTGTTATTTACTGGAATAAAAATGTTAACGTACCTACAAAACtataacatatacctaccttaaGCACGGATGATAGTGGTAAAACATCTCAAGCGCCTAATCTTTTGCTTAAGCAAAGTCACAGAAACATTCGTTACTAATACCTAGGTAACCACTTTGTAAATCAAAACTTGATTTAATTTGACTGTTTTCCTTCAAAAAAAgaatatcttcttcttcttttatttaatgGCGGTCtggccaaacaaaaaaaaagaatatcttaagtagtagtaaaatatatttattttatgtaggtacctacctaatgcttGTACCGAAACGAATGCGATCCCGCCCTTTTGCTTTTATGTCAGTCACAAGGTTTAttttcttaaccttttcgagTTTGTCCAATACAGGGTCACAATGAACGCTATAACACGCAGGCAAGGTCCGTCCGACCCTTTACTTAAATCGTCAAGCTCGGCTACACTTACTTTTTATTTCGTATGTACCGACGGTTCGACCGTACGTGACGGCTTGCGTTTGATGTGACAACGGGGCCTAATAGCCTTTACGAAATATTTCACTCCTAGATTTTCCCAAGAAAAAATATTAGGGTGCAGTTTTACCGATTGTTTCCGGAAAGTTTGAAAAGCACTGACTTACTTACTTTCAGATTCGAACATACAATGACGTTATGGAATGGAACGTtatcaacttaaaaaaaattaatgctcaTTGGTTGAGATAAATTAAATGCGAAAATACGACTCCCACAAGTCATAAATGTCAGTGTCACTCAATCAATAATCAATATTGAAATGGATATTTGTTACCGTTCTTCAGTAGTTAACTGGTTACTGCTGGGCAGTTAAACAATATTTCGCTGCGAAAATGAGTTAATTTGGATACAGTTGAtaaaatctttaatttttaataagtttcCATTAATATAAACTAACATTCAATGTACAATCTTGAGTAAATTTTACGGAACCAGAATGTATGTCGGGATTCagatttttgtgtttatttcCGCTTTGTGCTTAGATTTCGTGATGTTACTGAATAACGGTTTGGCCCGGACACCTCCCATGGGCTGGATGTCGTGGGGGTACTACCAGTGCGCCGACGACTGTGACAAAAACTCCGATAAATGTCTCAAGTGAGTTCCACCGGTATTTATTGTTTGTAAACAATGTCTACGTGGTATGATGCTGataagtattttaataatgtacctacttaaatgtaatgttggtattttgtTTTCAATCATATTTTGTCTCTTGTATTGGTCTTATAAAGCAGAATAAATTAACTTAACCATACATAAACTTGATAATCAAAGTCCTAGAAAGCAAGTAATGCCTATTATCTGATAAGAACAATATAAAAACGGCATGACTGCATGAAAATTACCTGTTTCATGTACAGTATCTTTTAATCATTTTGTTACAGTTTggaataatgtttttaatttacagTGAACAACTCATCATGTCTGTAGCGGATGCATTATTCAATGATGGATACCTGGAGGCCGGGTACGAGTATGTTGTGATTGATGACTGCTGGTCGGAGAGGCAGCGGGACAGCAATGACCGCCTGGTGCCAGATAGAAAAAGATTCCCAAGGGGTATGAAATTCTTAGCGGACTATGTGAGTCTTTTTATCATACTGTTCTTTTGAAGCGAAATGGGATACACAATTTGtctctattgagttagaagttACCCCACAACATTTTCTTTAGTCTGTGTGTGTTGTATCTAATaactaataaatttaatttggaCAATAACTAATGATGAATGACAAGGGGCTAATATGGCtccttatattttataattaaataaaatttaattaaaaataatattttataatatatgtcataagtttttatttacgaATATGTATGTTGCtgttgtatttattattattatattgtttaatacactagcagctgaaagctgatgtgtgtatatcactgcacttgttttttttttacgattaatgttcatttttttgTTGATTTAAGTGTTTGTCAAGTCTGTTTTTAAAACTGTTCACTGAAGGAGCACATATCACTGTTTCTGGTAACTTATTCCACTCACGTACGATGCGGTTCGATAGAAAGTGCTTCCTAGGATTGCTTGTACTGGGAACACGAATAATCTTTGAGCTGTGGCCTCTTAGACGATGATTATTGCTCATAACAAACTTTTTATTTGAGACTAATATCTTGTATTTGTTTCCCACCAGGTCCACAAGCTGGGTCTGAAGTTCGGCATGTACACAAACGTGGGTAAAGACACGTGCATGCACTACCCGGGCTCGCGGGACCACTTCGAGACCGATGCACAGCAGTTCGCGGAGTGGGACGTGGACTACCTCAAGGTTGACGGCTGCTTTGTGGAGGACAAGCATCTTGATACtggtaatttattataattactatacaaattatatttcatattttcattataaattaggtacctacaaacctACATATTATGTCCTTACTGCGATCTGCAGGCGAATTACAGATTTACAATACACATGATAAAATAAGTGTCCCTTTTAACACCACGCGATTGAAAGAGGCGTTATagcaaataacaaataaaaagatatttatttaccaacacaaaaacaaattttaaatatgtacaatataacaaatatcaggtagaagtaatataaatatttgtatggtaAAATGGGTAAGACAGCAAGAATACTGATTATCAGTACCAAAACTAAATACAATAGTGTTATATTTGGGGGCATAGTAAAGGCGACGATCGCGTTAACAAAAGCCAatggaaaagaaaaaaataatatattggaATGACAGATACAAACGTTTATTTTAACACTTACCTACTCTGTTTAAGTCATAGTATATCGTGTATTGTTTACAGCATACATAAAGCTTGGTCACTATTTGAATAAGACCGGCCGACCCATGGTGTTCTCCTGCAGTTGGCCTTATTATAAGGAGTACATTCATAAGACTAAAGTGAGTAGGAatgtaacattattattattctgtattttattttctgtagTAAAATCTCAGCTACGAGTACTATTGAAAATAGTGTTTTATGTACTTATGCCAATGATGGTCATTGAAAATTCAGATTCGAGTCACTTGAGTGTCATCGCCGTTTTTTCACTGGAATTCAATAGAATGGCagcgtatttatttattgcaccacaaTTTCTTAAGAGCATGTAAGAGAACATGTCAAACGTTAGCGCTGGACAGCATAATTCATCACCATCCGCTGTTATACATTTGGTTTTGTCAGTTAGAATTCTGTACCAAGCTCTGTACACACTACTATGATTTATTGTGTGGCTTAGtgcttcaaaaataaagttacataggcatccataggctacggagactAATTACCATCAGTCGGTATAAAACGTAGAcgtaaatgtaggtacatagtatcTTTTTTTACAAATCCCGTGTTTCCAGTTCAACTATGCCCCAATCGCGAAACACTGCAACATGTGGCGCAACTTCCACGACATCTTCATCAACTTCGGCAACGTCGTGTGGATCATTGACAACTATGAGAAGAACAACAGGCTGTACCGGCAGTTCCATAAGCCGGGCCAGTGGAACGATCCTGACATGGTAAGAGCAGTATACAAGTATGAATACAGCGTTATGATCCACGACATCTTCATCAACTTTGGCAACGTCGTGTGGATCATAGACAACTATGAGAACAACAGGCTGTACCGGCAGTTCCATAAGCCGGGCCAGTGGAATGATCCTGACATGGTAAGAGCAGTATACAAGTATGAATACAGCGTTATGATCCACGACATCTTCATCAACTTTGGCAACGTCGTGTGGATCATAGACAACTATGAGAACAACAGGCTGTACCGGCAGTTCCATAAGCCGGGCCAGTGGAATGATCCTGACATGGTAAGAGCAGTATACAAGTATGAATACAGCGTTATGATCCACGACATCTTCATCAACTTTGGCAACGTCGTGTGGATCATAGACAACTATGAGAACAACAGGCTGTACCGGCAGTTCCATAAGCCGGGCCAGTGGAACGATCCTGACATGGTAAGCATTCATACTTTCTTAACATTACTACAGTTACATATAAGTCATATaactgctttttagggttccgtacccagagggtaaaaacgggaccctattactaagactccgctgtccgtccgtccgtccgtctgtcaccgtgatagctagacagctgaaattttcacagatgatgtatttctgttgccgctataacaacaaatactaaaaacagaataaaataaagatttaagtggggctcccatacaacaaacgtgatttttgaccgaagttaagcaacgtcgggcggggtcagtacttggatgggtgaccgtttttttgcttgttttgctctattttttgttgacggtgcggaaccctccgtgcgcgagtccgactcgcacttggccgattttttttgaaatattataaatgggctt
The sequence above is a segment of the Cydia amplana chromosome 2, ilCydAmpl1.1, whole genome shotgun sequence genome. Coding sequences within it:
- the LOC134662211 gene encoding alpha-N-acetylgalactosaminidase-like, whose amino-acid sequence is MYVGIQIFVFISALCLDFVMLLNNGLARTPPMGWMSWGYYQCADDCDKNSDKCLNEQLIMSVADALFNDGYLEAGYEYVVIDDCWSERQRDSNDRLVPDRKRFPRGMKFLADYVHKLGLKFGMYTNVGKDTCMHYPGSRDHFETDAQQFAEWDVDYLKVDGCFVEDKHLDTAYIKLGHYLNKTGRPMVFSCSWPYYKEYIHKTKFNYAPIAKHCNMWRNFHDIFINFGNVVWIIDNYEKNNRLYRQFHKPGQWNDPDMIILGNNGLTESQSRIQMGLWSMWSAPLLLSCDMTKIKPYEKQLLQNMDLLAIAQDPRGKMAAAFKIRDKVTLWVKRHLPMKGDLYSSFSFALVNLNGDNQYVSFKPAEYGLEATDVYTILDVFTGVFLRNVTRQEVLNISVPPEDIILYAFYPL